The Falco rusticolus isolate bFalRus1 chromosome 4, bFalRus1.pri, whole genome shotgun sequence genome includes the window GGAAGAGCTGCTCTCAAGGCCCTTGAGGTGCAGCAGAGCTTCCTAGGCCCCAGAACTGGCCTCCAAGCAAGCGGGCTCAaatctgctttgtgttttgaaaagggACCGGCAGCCGGTTCCCATGTGTCTGCTGAGAGCAGGCAGAAGGCGGCCTTGGAGAAGACAACTTGTCTGCTGGGGAAACCCTGCTCTTTCAGCACCAGTTTTGGCAGGTGGCTAGCAGGGAATGCCGTCAGAGTGGCCACACTTCACAGACGCTTGAAGGAAGAGATTGGGGTCATTTGGTGGAGAGGActctggcagggacagcagttCCCAGGCAAGCCCGTCAGTAATGGCACACAAGTCCAAGGTGACCTAGCTAACAACACCCAAAGACCATGTGTGTTGACAGATGGGGCAAACCTGGGagcaaaggggggaaaaaataactgggGTTGGCCCTGTGtctgggaggagagcagggctgagagAGGCAGGACTCAGGGAAGATGAGGGGCACGTATAAGCACGGCAAATGGAGAGAAGGGGGGATCAAGGAGCCGGtcacacagaagcaaagtgCTGGCTGCCTTGCTTGCCTGAGCCCTGCGCCTAATCACCACAGTACCCACTGGCTTCTTTTGGAGAGCCACCCCAAAGCCCTTCCTGTGTGGTCCCATTCTGCACCTGCCACACGGTGGGTCCCCAGGCCTGGCTGCTAGCAAAGGCCGACGGCAAGACAGgccacaggcagccagcactTGGAAAGCCCCAGTGTCTCgggccagctgctgctgggagccctgtGCGCGTGCACAGCTCACTAGTGAACCTGAAGCTGGACGAGGTGACAAgcaagaggggagagagagccTCTCAGGCATGTGGATGGCCTGCGGTGTCAGCCGACgtgcctgctcagccccagcgtCCCCACCTTGCAAGAGGACCAGGCCTGCCAACCACTGGCCACCTCTCCACCTCCCAGAGGCAGGAAGGACTTGGAGGTGCTTGAGCATGCatgccctcagctgctgcccacctaGGCATGCCCCCCCTGcgggagctgcagaagggccTGCCTCTGAAGCTGCCAGGACCGTCCTCCTCTTGCTCTGTGCTTGGGCCCCGGCAAGCcatggtgctgcagctcccagctctgttccTACCCAGGACTGCAGGGCATGCCTCCAGCTGAACTGGGATCTCTGGAAACATGGGCATGCCCTTTGCTTCCTCTTGATCATTCAGTGAAAGGAGTTCTTATGGCTCTGCGGATGATGCTGGAGCATGCTCCCTCCCCAAACAAGTCCGGCTTTCTGTCCAGAGGCCTCTGTACAgtaaattgacatttgcttgcgtcaagctgcgtcccgtctcttcatcGCAGCACAAGCACTTGCAAAGCTGCGACAATGGCATGTAGGGCTGAGAGCAGGAgcatccttctctctctctAGAGCTTAACATTGCTTGTCCTTCCCACAAGTGCCATGGTCAGTGTGTGCCCAGAATAGCAATCCAACTCACAGACAGCAAGGACACGATGCCTGCCAGAGCGCGTTGCTGTGGCTGACATGGCCAGTGAGGAGTGTGCTGCACCtgcatttcactgtgctttgtGCAGGAAGGTTGATGTTGCTGGGCTGTGCTTGGCTTATTTGGCTTGCCCAGCACTGCTTGGCTGCCACGGCCATCAACAGATTGGCTTTTCAACACCCAAGCACGCGCATGCTGCTGTAGTCATTGTGTTCTTTGTTGTGTTCTGTTTATTGGGAAGGAGCcggtggcacagggctgcagagagcagggcgGCAGGGAACTCCCCAAAGAGGCTGCGAGGCCACGCTGGGTGTTGCCCTGTGAGCTGttagcaggcagagctgggagccaggcgctgctgcctgccacggGGCCTGCCCGCCCTGATCGTGCAAGCAGGGCATTGCGTGGGGCTCTGTCAGGGGTGTGCGATCCCAGCTTCCGCCTCCAGTCCTGCTTGGAACCCCTCCTGTtgccccccatccctcccccaccGCCACCACGCCCAGCACCTGGAACCAGGCACTCTGTGACATCAGCCCCGCGTCCAAGGGAACCCCAGGCAACAGGAATATTGCGGGCAGTACATCGTCGGCCGTACTGGTGGTGACAAGCCCTTGTTCTTGCAGCTGCCACATGTTGCTGGTAGTGATGgatgttctcctcctcctcgttGTCCTGCTGGCCGTGTGCTGTCCTGTGCACGGCACATGGGATAGCTGTGGGTAAGTGGCCCGAGGCTCTGGGAGGGAGATTGGGCAACCCTTGTGAGCTTCTCTAGAGGGGTCCTGCTTATCCCCCATGGCCTCCCCAGTGGCTCTTGAAGGCCATCTGGGAGGCTCAGCTCCTTGCCAGCAtccaggctgctggcacagctcgTCTATGggctgaagcagaaagcaaggaaagggGAGCGGGCACGCACCCCACGGGTTTCCTCGGGCCCTCTGGCCATGCCTTTAAGGGAGGGAAGATGGCTGGCCTTTAGCCGGAATGGCGCAAGGCTTCCATGGAGCTAACCAGAATGGGGTTTCTGGTTACAGAGGCACCTGCGGCCTTCGGCCTGCGGCTTTGAACTACAGTATGTCACACGTCGTGGGTGTCCGAAATGCCCAGCCAGGGGCCTGGCCCTGGATCGTCAGCATCGAGGCTCCCTTGGAAGGAGGCACGGCGCACATCTGCGGGGGTTCCCTCATCAGCCCACAGTGGGTCCTCACATCAGCCCACTGCTTCATCGAGGCCAGGTAAGGAGGACCAGGGTTCAGGGCTAGCCCCACACTCTAGCAGGTgccctgagcacagcagcacGTGCTGCAGCATGTCCTGTTGCCCTGCAGTACACCCAGTGCCTGGGCACTCCACAGCCACCTGAGAGGCTGCTCAGGAGAAGGCTGGCTCAtgccactgcttcccagcagtCTCCAGTTCGACATTCCTTGAGCCCAAGAAGCACGTGCTCTGTCGCACCCTCCCTAGtgctgctcttctctcttccttgccaagcagaaggcagggcaactgctgtgctgctgcagcatgtggctctgctccctctgagcCCTCTCTCCATCTGCCTTCCAGGAACATCACCATGTGGCAGGTGGTGGTAGGTGCCACCCAGCTGACCCAGCTGGGACCTGAGGCCCAGGTGCGCAACATCAAGCAGCTGCTGGTTCACCAGCACTTCAGTAATATCACACGGAGGAACGACATTGCCTTGCTGGAACTGGAGCAGCCTGTCCAGTGCAACAGCTATGTACAGCTTGCCTGCGTGCCCGATGCCTCGCTGAGAGTCTCGGAGCTGACAGAGTGCTACGTCAGTGGCTGGGGTGCCAGGACTGCAAGAGGTGAGCTCCCAAAATGTAGTCACGTTGCGAGCGCAAGCTTGGCCAGCTTGGGGAGGCAGGTTGCTCTTCCTGACGGCAGAGGAGAAAGCCAGAATCAGGCTGTGGGGACGTATGCCTCTTAGAGAGGGGGGCGTGAGCCACTGAcccagagcaaggcagaaaggaaggagcgGTCCAGCGCCTCCCCACATGCAAAGCCAAGCCCCGGGATAGGGCTTCAGTCACgcagggaaggagaactggCAATGAGCTGCTGGGTGttcattcctttctgtgctcttcacAGCTGGAGGATCGGCGtatgtgctgcaggaggcccaGGTCCACCTCATTGATGCCGGGGTCTGTAACAGCAGCGGCTGGTACAGAGGGGCCATCCACACCCACAACATCTGTGCTGGCTATCCGCAGGGTGGCATCGACACCTGCCAGGTAGGAGCGTGCTACAAGCCAAGCCCCGGCAGCACGGGCAGCCCCGCCACAACCGCCCAAACCTGCACCGTCACGGGCTTTTCCTGGCCACTCACACTCCCATTGCTGTGTCCCCACTGCTGAGGGCCTtaccccccttccccttttgcACGCCTTTGCCCAGGGCCTGCCTGCCTTGTCCCAGAGGCCTGGCACTATGTCCACAAAGCCCACCCAGTGCCCTTGGCAGCCCAGAGCTTCACCATCCCAAACGTGCAACATccttctgcagcacctgcaggacaactgtgctgcagggagagcgAGCCCTGCCTTACAGGCCCACCGCCCCCTCCCAGGAAAGCTTCTCCAGAGCTTGGCTGGCCACTAAATACAGCTCTGGAAGTGCCatgagagggaaggagccagcCACTGGGCTGACGGTGGCCACCCAACAACCCCTTcatcctctctcctctgctgcagggggacagcggTGGGCCTCTTGTGTGCCAAGACAAGAGCGCTGACTACTTCTGGCTTGTTGGCCTGACCAGCTGGGGGATGGGCTGTGCGAGAGCAAAGAAGCCCGGAGTCTACACCTCCACCCAGCACTTCTACAACTGGATCCTGGAACAGATGGGCCTGCACACAGCAGTAGCGACTACTGCAAGGCCGCAGCCAGCCTTCACCTCCACCCCCGTTCACAGGCCAACACcaacagaagcaggaaggttTATACCCTTCCCATTTAGAGGTCAGAAGCTGTGGGATTTCCTTTCTTGGCTGCAGAAGTTGGTGCAGTTCCTAATAGGAGAAAAGGTTTGATTAGCCGGACAGAGAGGatccagggctggctgcagcgcaccaccaccaccatttccCGCTGGGGCAATGCCTGCTGATGCAAAGGCAGCCTCAGTGTCAAAGgcctgctctgtcctgcccgCACTCCTCTCAACGGAAGAGCTCAGCTGGCTGAG containing:
- the LOC119145898 gene encoding acrosin-like; the protein is MLLVVMDVLLLLVVLLAVCCPVHGTWDSCGGTCGLRPAALNYSMSHVVGVRNAQPGAWPWIVSIEAPLEGGTAHICGGSLISPQWVLTSAHCFIEARNITMWQVVVGATQLTQLGPEAQVRNIKQLLVHQHFSNITRRNDIALLELEQPVQCNSYVQLACVPDASLRVSELTECYVSGWGARTARAGGSAYVLQEAQVHLIDAGVCNSSGWYRGAIHTHNICAGYPQGGIDTCQGDSGGPLVCQDKSADYFWLVGLTSWGMGCARAKKPGVYTSTQHFYNWILEQMGLHTAVATTARPQPAFTSTPVHRPTPTEAGRFIPFPFRGQKLWDFLSWLQKLVQFLIGEKV